One genomic region from Balneola sp. encodes:
- a CDS encoding sensory protein TspO gives MKIPFWAKILFGILICNAVGLAASTVTIPAISEWYVTLNKPSFNPPDWLFGPVWTLLYTLMGISAAAVWQAGTHKPEVVQALQFFGLQLLFNGLWSFLFFGLKNPTLAFTEIICLLILIIITFLKFKPIKYWASWLLIPYILWVAFASVLNLSIVILN, from the coding sequence ATGAAAATACCTTTTTGGGCAAAAATATTGTTCGGGATTCTTATCTGTAATGCTGTCGGACTCGCTGCCAGTACGGTAACAATCCCCGCGATCTCGGAGTGGTACGTTACACTCAATAAACCCTCATTCAACCCTCCTGACTGGTTATTTGGTCCTGTTTGGACTCTGCTCTACACTTTAATGGGAATCTCTGCAGCTGCTGTTTGGCAAGCCGGAACTCACAAGCCTGAAGTAGTGCAAGCCCTGCAATTCTTTGGGCTGCAATTACTGTTTAACGGGCTTTGGTCGTTTCTCTTTTTTGGGCTCAAAAATCCAACACTGGCTTTTACTGAAATCATTTGCCTGCTGATTCTTATTATAATCACATTCTTGAAATTCAAGCCCATAAAATACTGGGCGAGTTGGCTGTTAATTCCCTATATACTGTGGGTTGCATTTGCTTCGGTACTAAATTTATCGATCGTTATTCTGAATTAA
- a CDS encoding adenylosuccinate lyase, with protein MIARYSRKEMSDLWTDEQQFQAWLEVELAACWAWAKLGKIPMEDVDKLYENASFDVDRIKEIEAKTRHDVVAFTRAVSETLGDEKKWVHYGLTSTDVVDTAWGVRLKKANVILLEGLERIVDVLAEKAKAHKYTVMMGRTHGIHAEPTTFGLKCALWYAEMSRNLERFKRAAADVEFGKLSGSVGTFANIPPEVEHFTCEKLGLEPAPISTQTLQRDRHAYYLSTLALIGSTMEKMAVEVRHLQRSELREAEEAFRKGQKGSSSMPHKRNPISSENISGCARVLRGYMVTAYENIPLWHERDISHSSAERIILPDATTLLDYMLNRFAGVIENLVVFEDNMESNIWKTQGLVFSQRLLHKLIDKGMPREQAYDTVQPLAMKSWEEQELFKPIVEADESITETLTQEEIDDAFDLDHHTRNVDTIFERVGLK; from the coding sequence ATGATCGCTCGTTATTCCCGCAAAGAAATGTCAGATCTCTGGACGGACGAACAACAATTTCAAGCCTGGCTGGAGGTTGAATTAGCAGCCTGTTGGGCATGGGCCAAGCTCGGAAAAATCCCCATGGAGGATGTTGACAAACTCTACGAGAATGCCAGCTTTGATGTAGACCGTATTAAAGAAATTGAAGCCAAAACCCGGCATGATGTAGTAGCTTTTACACGAGCCGTTTCCGAGACATTGGGAGACGAAAAGAAATGGGTTCACTACGGGTTAACCTCAACTGATGTAGTTGATACCGCATGGGGTGTTCGCCTCAAGAAAGCCAATGTCATTCTACTGGAAGGCCTGGAGCGTATTGTTGATGTATTGGCTGAAAAAGCTAAAGCACACAAGTACACCGTAATGATGGGGCGAACTCATGGTATTCACGCCGAGCCAACTACTTTTGGTCTCAAATGTGCGCTTTGGTATGCGGAGATGAGTCGAAATCTTGAACGATTTAAAAGAGCAGCTGCAGATGTTGAGTTTGGAAAGCTCTCAGGATCAGTTGGAACCTTTGCCAATATCCCCCCGGAAGTTGAACATTTTACGTGTGAGAAATTAGGGCTTGAACCGGCTCCCATTTCAACCCAAACACTACAGCGGGATCGCCACGCATACTATTTGTCTACATTGGCACTGATTGGTTCTACGATGGAGAAAATGGCAGTGGAAGTTCGTCACCTTCAAAGAAGCGAGCTTCGGGAAGCCGAAGAAGCATTTAGAAAAGGGCAGAAGGGATCGTCCTCCATGCCGCATAAACGAAATCCAATCAGTTCCGAGAATATCTCAGGATGTGCAAGAGTGCTTCGCGGATATATGGTGACGGCTTACGAAAACATCCCTCTTTGGCATGAACGCGACATTTCTCACTCTTCTGCTGAACGAATTATCCTGCCTGATGCTACAACGCTGCTGGATTATATGCTGAACCGCTTTGCCGGAGTGATTGAAAATCTGGTTGTCTTTGAAGACAATATGGAATCCAACATCTGGAAAACACAAGGACTGGTATTCTCACAACGCCTCCTTCATAAACTCATTGATAAGGGAATGCCACGTGAGCAAGCCTACGATACGGTTCAGCCTCTGGCGATGAAGTCCTGGGAAGAGCAAGAGCTCTTCAAACCGATTGTTGAAGCGGATGAAAGTATCACTGAGACTTTAACTCAGGAAGAAATTGATGACGCCTTTGACTTAGATCATCACACCCGAAATGTGGATACCATTTTTGAGAGGGTGGGACTGAAGTAA
- a CDS encoding UDP-N-acetylenolpyruvoylglucosamine reductase, producing MSNLPSIREHVDISSYNTMGIAAKARYFVSVSSTEELRSVIADSELKNLDKFVLGGGSNVLFVDDFDGLIIQMDMKGKNVVEENADSILLKIGAGENWHELVMYCVEKGWGGIENLSLIPGSVGAAPIQNIGAYGVELEEVFEELTAVQVETGEERIFSKAECAFGYRDSIFKNKEKGNYIITHLTLRLQKSPSVNTSYRALSEKLAEEGITNPGIQDISKAVIEIRQSKLPDPAEIGNTGSFFKNPVLPKSEFEELQKNHPDIPHYPSGEDVKVPAAWLIDQCGWKGKRFGDAGVHKMQALVIVNYGNATGNDIWSLATRIQKSVKETFGVALTPEVNIVG from the coding sequence ATGAGTAACTTACCTTCCATCAGGGAACATGTAGATATTTCTTCCTACAATACCATGGGCATCGCTGCAAAAGCCCGGTATTTTGTTTCTGTTTCATCAACTGAAGAACTTAGATCTGTTATTGCTGATTCTGAGCTCAAAAATCTTGATAAGTTTGTATTGGGTGGAGGCAGTAACGTTCTTTTTGTGGATGATTTTGACGGGTTAATTATCCAGATGGATATGAAAGGAAAGAACGTTGTTGAGGAAAATGCAGATTCTATTTTATTAAAAATTGGAGCCGGGGAAAACTGGCACGAGCTGGTTATGTATTGCGTGGAAAAGGGATGGGGTGGAATTGAAAACCTATCTCTCATTCCAGGATCGGTAGGAGCCGCACCTATACAGAATATTGGGGCCTATGGCGTAGAGTTAGAAGAAGTATTTGAAGAACTAACCGCTGTACAGGTAGAAACGGGAGAAGAACGAATTTTTAGCAAGGCGGAATGTGCGTTCGGCTATAGGGATAGCATTTTTAAGAATAAGGAAAAAGGGAATTATATAATCACCCACTTAACCTTAAGACTTCAAAAATCACCTTCTGTTAATACATCATACCGAGCTCTTTCTGAAAAACTTGCAGAAGAAGGAATTACAAATCCTGGAATACAGGATATTAGCAAAGCGGTCATAGAGATCCGGCAAAGTAAACTTCCCGATCCTGCTGAAATTGGTAATACCGGAAGTTTTTTCAAGAATCCTGTATTGCCGAAGTCTGAGTTTGAAGAGCTTCAAAAAAATCATCCTGATATTCCGCATTATCCATCGGGAGAAGATGTCAAAGTTCCAGCAGCATGGCTTATCGATCAGTGTGGCTGGAAGGGGAAACGATTTGGCGACGCTGGTGTTCATAAAATGCAGGCGTTGGTTATTGTAAACTATGGAAACGCCACGGGTAATGATATTTGGAGCCTGGCTACCCGGATCCAGAAATCGGTAAAGGAAACATTTGGGGTTGCTTTAACTCCTGAAGTAAATATTGTGGGCTAA
- a CDS encoding peptidase M48 translates to MKRINIRSFSITLMLALAVIVSGCVTLEKNPVSGNKRAFGYSWEEEVKLGNQADKEIVAQYGLYQNEELSNYVSDLGQALLEVSHLRREDTPKQFRETEFTFRVLDSPVVNAFALPGGYVYVTRGLLAHLNNEAQLAVVLGHEIGHVAARHSSQRAVEQQVGQLAVIGGAVIGQSLGYDGGSILQLSSQTAQLMFLKYSRDHERESDALGVEYSAMKNYQAAEGAEFFNSLERISKTTGGGVPTLLSSHPDPGEREKTIPELAEKWKEKGYEQTILDDEEFMSMIEGIIYGNNPRQGFERDGMFYHPDLKFQFPVPAGFQVFNQPSAVIMVNEEQTAINQFTIDSESNSPESSVQSFLGQEGVTTLDQESYSVNGMNGYQAFATALSQDSTELMIQVTAIEFQNMIYSFLSYTSSAQFPDYESRFAEIREGFSELNDASILGIDPVRINLKPAIRSASFTDLLPADLPMDITATDLAIINQVQLDEMIEEGRVLKIPVQR, encoded by the coding sequence ATGAAAAGAATAAATATTCGGTCTTTTTCAATCACACTAATGCTGGCACTTGCTGTAATCGTAAGTGGCTGCGTTACTCTTGAGAAGAATCCTGTTTCGGGAAACAAACGTGCTTTCGGCTATAGCTGGGAAGAGGAAGTGAAATTAGGAAATCAGGCCGATAAAGAGATTGTGGCTCAATATGGCTTGTATCAAAATGAAGAGCTTTCGAACTATGTATCTGACTTAGGGCAGGCATTGTTAGAGGTTAGTCACCTTCGCCGTGAAGATACGCCGAAGCAGTTTCGGGAAACCGAGTTCACATTTCGCGTATTGGATAGCCCCGTTGTAAATGCCTTCGCGCTTCCGGGAGGCTATGTTTATGTAACTCGTGGCTTATTGGCTCACTTGAATAATGAAGCTCAGCTTGCTGTTGTTTTGGGACACGAAATTGGACACGTTGCCGCTCGTCATTCCTCACAAAGAGCCGTTGAGCAACAGGTGGGTCAGTTAGCAGTAATAGGTGGAGCTGTAATCGGCCAATCGCTGGGTTACGATGGAGGAAGTATCCTGCAATTAAGCAGTCAAACGGCTCAGCTTATGTTTTTGAAATACAGCCGTGATCATGAGCGCGAATCAGATGCCTTAGGGGTTGAATATTCAGCAATGAAAAACTATCAGGCAGCAGAAGGAGCAGAGTTCTTTAATTCATTGGAGCGAATTTCAAAAACCACAGGCGGTGGAGTTCCGACTCTGCTTTCCAGTCACCCGGATCCCGGTGAGCGAGAAAAAACCATTCCCGAGTTAGCTGAGAAATGGAAAGAAAAAGGATACGAGCAGACCATTCTTGATGACGAAGAATTTATGAGTATGATCGAAGGCATTATTTATGGAAACAACCCCCGTCAGGGTTTTGAAAGAGATGGAATGTTCTACCATCCGGATCTGAAATTTCAGTTTCCAGTGCCAGCCGGATTTCAAGTTTTTAACCAGCCATCTGCTGTAATTATGGTGAATGAGGAGCAAACGGCTATTAATCAGTTTACGATTGATTCAGAAAGTAACTCTCCGGAAAGTTCAGTTCAATCATTTTTAGGTCAGGAGGGCGTAACTACTCTAGACCAGGAGTCTTACTCTGTGAATGGAATGAATGGCTATCAGGCCTTTGCAACGGCTTTGTCACAAGATAGTACAGAGCTTATGATTCAGGTAACGGCGATCGAATTCCAGAATATGATTTATTCCTTCCTAAGCTACACCTCATCAGCACAATTTCCAGACTATGAAAGTAGGTTCGCTGAAATCCGGGAAGGTTTTTCTGAACTTAATGATGCATCAATTTTAGGAATCGATCCGGTTCGAATTAATTTAAAACCGGCCATTCGATCTGCTTCTTTTACAGACTTACTACCAGCTGATTTACCGATGGATATCACAGCTACAGATTTAGCTATCATCAATCAGGTTCAGCTGGATGAAATGATAGAAGAGGGTAGAGTGCTAAAGATTCCGGTTCAGCGATAA
- a CDS encoding single-stranded DNA-binding protein, which translates to MSSLNKAMLIGNLGQDPEVRYTQSNTAVATLSIATSERYKDSNGEYQEKTEWHRVVAWGRTAEICQQYLTKGSKVYIEGPIQTRQWEDKDGQKRYTTEIKALQLTMLDSRSSGGGNQQMGGGQPQQNRGNQNQGNQGNQGGNKPMSSNVELDSNFDDMDDDLPF; encoded by the coding sequence ATGAGTTCACTTAATAAAGCAATGCTGATTGGGAATCTGGGTCAAGATCCGGAAGTTCGCTACACACAATCGAACACAGCCGTGGCAACATTAAGCATCGCAACCAGCGAGCGCTACAAAGACAGCAACGGTGAGTATCAGGAGAAAACAGAATGGCACCGCGTAGTTGCGTGGGGTAGAACCGCAGAAATTTGCCAACAGTATTTAACCAAAGGTTCCAAGGTGTATATAGAAGGGCCTATTCAAACCCGGCAGTGGGAAGACAAAGATGGTCAGAAAAGATACACCACGGAAATTAAAGCGCTCCAGCTTACAATGTTAGACAGCCGCAGCAGTGGTGGCGGTAACCAGCAGATGGGTGGTGGGCAGCCTCAGCAAAACAGAGGAAACCAAAATCAGGGTAATCAAGGTAATCAGGGCGGCAATAAGCCTATGAGCAGTAATGTAGAACTGGACAGTAACTTTGATGATATGGACGACGATCTTCCGTTCTAA
- a CDS encoding TIGR01459 family HAD-type hydrolase translates to MRVPSFRSIVKNYKAVFLDSYGVLKNHKGLIDGVAETIAYLREEGITFRVLTNDASRSQHQQSVVFDQLGLKDLNEDEIITSGMLAKQFLQHKIKDGKIAYLGTENSAEYILQSGLKHIAVRDIDLDDLDDISAFVFLDDEGFDWNTDIDTTVNFLRKKTVPVIVANSDKYYPVSKNDVSVATGGIAKLCESMLNKKFIHFGKPDTQMFTYAFEHLNSSGTIYGKEEILMVGDTLSTDILGGNKFGLKTMLVLSGNTRGENADLWINSSGIIPDYICDSILG, encoded by the coding sequence ATGAGAGTACCTTCATTCCGATCTATCGTTAAAAACTACAAAGCCGTATTCCTTGATTCTTATGGTGTGCTTAAAAACCATAAAGGACTTATTGACGGTGTTGCCGAGACTATTGCTTATTTAAGGGAGGAAGGCATCACCTTTCGGGTACTTACCAACGATGCCTCCAGAAGCCAACATCAGCAGTCTGTTGTATTTGATCAGCTGGGTTTAAAAGATTTAAATGAGGATGAAATCATTACCTCGGGGATGCTGGCTAAGCAATTCCTTCAGCATAAAATAAAGGATGGCAAAATTGCCTACCTCGGCACGGAAAATTCTGCGGAATATATCCTACAGTCCGGTTTGAAGCATATCGCTGTGCGGGATATCGACCTGGATGATCTGGATGATATTTCGGCCTTCGTGTTTTTAGATGATGAGGGCTTTGACTGGAACACCGATATCGATACCACCGTTAATTTCCTCCGTAAAAAGACCGTTCCCGTTATAGTAGCTAACTCAGACAAATACTATCCGGTTTCTAAGAATGACGTTTCCGTTGCAACTGGTGGAATCGCGAAACTTTGTGAAAGCATGCTGAATAAAAAATTCATCCACTTCGGTAAGCCTGATACCCAAATGTTTACCTATGCTTTTGAGCACTTGAACAGCTCAGGTACTATTTACGGGAAAGAAGAAATCCTGATGGTTGGCGATACCTTAAGCACCGATATTTTAGGCGGCAACAAGTTTGGCCTGAAAACCATGCTGGTTCTTTCCGGAAACACCCGGGGTGAAAATGCCGACTTATGGATTAACTCCTCCGGCATCATCCCCGATTACATCTGTGACTCTATATTGGGATAA
- a CDS encoding ammonium transporter → MKLRYGIILTTLFLLFADPAIALADGANAAKESVEVTEETFQAYGNEYSTIEEFKASTDYIKFMVDNLWILIAAFMVLMMHLGFATVESGLTQAKNAVNVIYKNVFILTIGIILYAFIGFQIMYPGDFNGFFGFGGFGIGFDASDPIGMLTPAYGLDMTIWTDFIFQAMFAATAATIVSGCVTGRIKLPSFMLFGVLLIGISYPITGSWHWGGGWLSEMGFYDFAGSTLVHAVGGFAGLACVLLLGSRTGKYKDGKVHGIPAHNIPLATIGVFLLFLGWFGFNGGSVLSADPETVSYVFVTTALAACAGALASMVTTQVVMKSLDAPMALNGILAGLVGITAGADVVSLTDAVLIGSIAGVLVVLAILMFDKLRIDDPVGAISVHGVCGVWGTLAVGIFSSDYSFLTQLIGTASIAAFTFVFSLIVFGIIKATIGVRVSKEVESDGLDISEHKNHAYPDFSPIKTSELGAFAD, encoded by the coding sequence ATGAAGTTACGATACGGAATAATACTAACCACTCTATTTTTGCTTTTTGCAGATCCCGCTATTGCTCTGGCGGATGGTGCTAATGCAGCCAAAGAATCGGTAGAGGTTACAGAGGAAACTTTCCAGGCTTATGGAAATGAATACTCAACTATAGAAGAGTTCAAAGCTTCTACGGATTATATCAAATTCATGGTTGATAACCTTTGGATTCTAATTGCTGCTTTTATGGTATTGATGATGCATCTAGGCTTTGCCACGGTAGAAAGTGGACTTACTCAAGCTAAGAATGCGGTAAACGTCATCTACAAAAACGTCTTCATCCTCACCATTGGAATCATCCTTTATGCTTTTATTGGATTTCAAATTATGTACCCGGGTGACTTTAACGGCTTCTTCGGTTTTGGAGGCTTTGGCATTGGATTTGACGCTTCAGATCCAATTGGAATGCTTACCCCTGCTTACGGTTTGGACATGACCATATGGACAGATTTTATTTTCCAGGCCATGTTTGCGGCTACTGCAGCTACTATTGTTTCAGGTTGTGTAACGGGTAGAATTAAACTTCCTTCTTTCATGCTTTTCGGTGTTCTCCTTATAGGTATCAGTTATCCTATTACAGGAAGCTGGCACTGGGGTGGTGGCTGGTTATCAGAAATGGGATTCTATGATTTTGCCGGTTCAACGCTCGTTCATGCAGTAGGTGGATTTGCTGGACTCGCTTGTGTCCTTCTTTTAGGTTCACGTACAGGTAAATACAAAGATGGGAAAGTACATGGCATTCCTGCTCATAACATTCCATTAGCTACTATTGGTGTATTTTTACTTTTCCTTGGATGGTTTGGATTTAATGGCGGGTCTGTTTTAAGCGCCGATCCCGAAACTGTCTCATACGTATTTGTGACAACCGCTTTAGCTGCCTGTGCCGGTGCACTTGCCTCCATGGTTACCACACAAGTTGTAATGAAATCATTAGATGCGCCGATGGCTCTGAATGGTATCCTTGCCGGACTTGTAGGTATTACTGCTGGAGCTGATGTAGTATCTCTGACGGATGCTGTACTAATCGGATCTATCGCCGGAGTACTTGTTGTTCTAGCCATCCTGATGTTTGATAAGCTTAGAATTGATGACCCGGTGGGTGCTATTTCCGTTCACGGAGTATGTGGTGTCTGGGGAACATTAGCCGTTGGAATTTTCTCCTCTGACTATAGTTTCCTTACCCAACTTATCGGTACTGCATCTATCGCCGCATTTACATTCGTTTTCTCTCTGATTGTATTTGGCATTATTAAAGCAACCATAGGTGTCAGAGTTTCTAAAGAAGTCGAATCTGACGGGCTAGATATATCAGAACATAAAAACCATGCCTATCCTGATTTCTCACCTATTAAGACTTCTGAGTTAGGCGCATTTGCCGACTAA